One Polaribacter sp. KT25b DNA segment encodes these proteins:
- a CDS encoding glycoside hydrolase family 2 TIM barrel-domain containing protein has protein sequence MKKSLLIIIISLASFASCDKTDTRPIYVAEKWENPEWENPEIFQINREEPTASFYKYVDDKSALENASWKNSPLYQSLNGTWKFYYADSVQARPTDFYKADFDISNWDDITVPSNWELKGHGIPIYTNRTYMFPPNPPYIPHNLNNNGSYKKEFEISEDWDGKDIYLHFEGVSGAMYIWLNGQKVGYNEGSKTAAEFKITDLVKKGKNDLAVQVLRWSDASYMEDQDFWRLSGIERDVYVYAANKVTLRDFRVTSDLENNFKDGIFKVDLKIDNNTAESTQQEVKVQLLDGDKEVYTATKNVQLVKGRNVIDFAKKIPNVKTWNAEHPNLYTLLLSVNGEATAIKVGFRNIAIKNNQFLVNGMPVLIKGANLHDHSDTEGHVISEELTLLDMKVMKENNLNAIRCSHYPKNPHFYRLADKYGFYVVDETNIETHGMGTTNQGLNNNKKDQAVHPAYLPQWKGMHLDRTIRMFERDKNYPSIITWSLGNEAGNGENFFATYDWLKANDSTRPTQYEGATKYSNTDIQAPMYWPIEKMIKYAENNPNRPLIQCEYAHAMGNSVGNLQDYWDVIEKYDMMQGGFIWDWVDQGILTKNEEGEEFWAYGGDLGAGHLHNDKNFCLNGIVNPDRTAHPALYEVKKVYQYIKFKATNIKKGEIEIKNIYDFTNLNELDFSWRLLKNGKEVANGALPTLDVAPYTTKKVKISIPKLDDATAEYHLNVYAKTKTATDLVPVGHVAAFEQFAVTSPKTKNVLAKNDGSLKAAVDATSIKVTGNGFNLAFSKENGELTTLDYGNGNVLLKGIKANFWRPTTDNDYGFKMAKKLGVWKEASNNQELKSIESKKTDTGAVLVTATYHLKGVDGTLVIDYTIDAKGKVLVNTNISGLKAKTPVLPRFGNNFVVKNEFNNVEWFGRGPFENYKDRKSAALVGVYNASVKDLYFAYIRPQENGYKTDTRWVTFTNESGTGIKVTATDLISFSAHHQYNEDFDAGDDKTQRHTTDIKQRDLVNINIDYGQMGIGGDNSWGRMPHKEYQINAGNLSYSYTIEAIK, from the coding sequence ATGAAAAAATCTTTATTAATCATTATTATCTCATTAGCTTCTTTTGCTTCTTGTGATAAAACAGATACCAGACCTATTTATGTTGCTGAAAAATGGGAAAATCCAGAATGGGAAAACCCAGAAATTTTTCAAATAAATAGAGAAGAACCAACAGCTTCTTTTTATAAGTATGTAGATGATAAATCTGCATTAGAAAATGCAAGTTGGAAAAATTCACCTTTATACCAATCTTTAAACGGAACATGGAAATTTTATTACGCAGATAGCGTACAAGCAAGGCCAACAGATTTTTATAAAGCAGATTTTGATATTTCTAATTGGGATGATATTACTGTTCCATCTAACTGGGAATTAAAAGGACACGGAATTCCTATTTATACAAATAGAACGTATATGTTTCCTCCAAATCCACCTTATATTCCTCACAACCTAAATAATAACGGAAGTTATAAAAAAGAATTTGAAATTTCTGAGGATTGGGATGGTAAAGATATTTATTTACATTTTGAAGGTGTAAGTGGAGCAATGTATATTTGGTTAAACGGACAAAAAGTTGGTTATAATGAAGGTAGTAAAACTGCTGCAGAATTTAAAATTACAGACCTCGTAAAAAAAGGGAAAAACGACTTAGCTGTACAAGTTTTACGTTGGTCTGACGCAAGTTATATGGAAGATCAAGATTTCTGGAGATTAAGTGGTATTGAGCGCGATGTGTATGTATATGCGGCCAATAAAGTTACTTTAAGAGATTTTAGAGTAACATCCGACTTAGAAAATAATTTTAAAGATGGTATTTTTAAAGTAGATTTAAAAATTGATAATAATACGGCAGAATCAACCCAACAAGAAGTAAAAGTACAATTGTTAGATGGTGATAAAGAAGTGTATACAGCTACTAAAAATGTACAATTAGTTAAAGGAAGAAACGTTATTGATTTTGCCAAAAAGATTCCGAATGTAAAAACATGGAATGCAGAACATCCTAATTTATATACACTTTTACTAAGTGTAAATGGAGAAGCTACTGCTATAAAAGTAGGATTTAGAAATATTGCTATTAAAAACAATCAGTTTTTAGTAAATGGTATGCCTGTTTTAATTAAAGGAGCAAACCTGCATGACCATAGTGATACGGAAGGACATGTTATTTCGGAAGAATTAACGTTGTTAGATATGAAGGTGATGAAAGAAAACAACTTAAATGCAATTCGTTGTAGTCATTACCCAAAAAATCCACACTTTTATAGATTGGCAGACAAATACGGTTTTTATGTAGTTGATGAAACAAACATAGAAACTCACGGAATGGGAACTACGAACCAAGGGTTAAATAATAACAAAAAAGATCAAGCAGTACATCCTGCTTATTTACCTCAATGGAAAGGAATGCATTTAGACAGAACGATAAGAATGTTTGAAAGAGATAAAAATTACCCTTCAATTATAACTTGGTCTTTAGGAAATGAAGCGGGAAATGGTGAAAACTTTTTTGCTACTTATGATTGGTTAAAAGCAAACGATTCTACAAGACCAACGCAATACGAAGGTGCAACTAAGTATTCTAATACAGACATTCAGGCGCCAATGTATTGGCCAATTGAAAAAATGATAAAATATGCAGAAAACAATCCTAATAGACCTTTAATTCAGTGTGAATATGCACATGCAATGGGTAATAGTGTTGGTAATTTACAAGATTACTGGGATGTTATTGAAAAATATGACATGATGCAAGGTGGTTTTATCTGGGATTGGGTAGACCAAGGAATTTTAACTAAGAATGAAGAGGGAGAAGAGTTTTGGGCGTATGGTGGAGATTTAGGAGCTGGTCATTTACATAATGATAAAAACTTCTGTTTAAACGGAATTGTAAATCCAGATAGAACAGCACATCCTGCATTATATGAAGTTAAAAAAGTATATCAATACATCAAGTTTAAAGCAACAAATATTAAAAAAGGAGAAATTGAAATCAAAAATATTTATGATTTTACAAACTTAAATGAATTAGATTTCTCTTGGAGGTTACTTAAAAACGGAAAAGAAGTAGCAAACGGTGCTTTACCAACATTAGATGTTGCTCCTTACACTACTAAAAAAGTGAAAATTAGCATCCCTAAATTAGATGATGCAACTGCAGAATACCATTTAAATGTGTATGCTAAAACTAAAACAGCTACAGATTTAGTTCCTGTAGGTCATGTTGCGGCATTTGAGCAATTTGCGGTTACAAGTCCTAAAACTAAAAACGTATTAGCTAAAAATGATGGTTCTTTAAAAGCAGCTGTAGATGCAACTTCTATTAAAGTTACAGGTAATGGATTCAACTTGGCTTTTAGTAAAGAAAATGGAGAGTTAACAACTTTAGATTATGGAAACGGTAATGTATTGTTAAAAGGAATTAAAGCTAATTTCTGGAGACCAACTACAGATAACGATTATGGTTTTAAAATGGCTAAAAAATTAGGTGTTTGGAAGGAGGCTTCTAATAATCAAGAATTAAAATCTATAGAAAGTAAAAAAACGGATACTGGTGCAGTTTTAGTTACGGCAACTTATCATTTAAAAGGTGTAGACGGTACTTTGGTAATTGATTATACAATTGATGCAAAAGGAAAGGTTTTAGTAAATACAAATATATCTGGACTTAAAGCTAAAACACCAGTTTTACCAAGATTTGGAAATAACTTTGTTGTTAAAAATGAGTTTAATAATGTTGAGTGGTTTGGTAGAGGTCCTTTTGAAAATTATAAAGATCGTAAGTCTGCGGCTTTAGTTGGGGTATATAATGCTTCAGTAAAAGATTTATATTTTGCTTATATTCGTCCGCAAGAGAATGGATACAAAACAGATACACGTTGGGTAACATTTACTAATGAATCTGGAACAGGAATAAAAGTAACGGCTACAGATTTAATTTCGTTTAGTGCACATCATCAATATAATGAAGATTTTGATGCTGGAGATGATAAAACACAACGTCATACTACAGATATTAAACAAAGAGATTTAGTAAATATTAATATCGATTACGGACAAATGGGAATTGGTGGCGATAATAGTTGGGGTAGAATGCCTCATAAAGAATATCAAATTAATGCTGGTAATTTAAGTTATAGCTACACAATAGAAGCTATAAAATAA
- a CDS encoding glycoside hydrolase family 2 TIM barrel-domain containing protein, with protein sequence MHIKKIIFLFVFSFIFSGFSRDKNPKENIKRIRISFDARWKFIQEDVTGAEKVSFNDASWRTLNLPHDWSIEGEYNENNPMGAGAGYLPAGFGWYRKTITVPKDWKGKHVEIAFDGVFMNSTVWANGQKLGTRPYGWVSFAYDVSEIAKTSETITFAVRVDNDKQPSARWYTGSGIYAHTWIDVKNNTHVKRDGIFLKTEGNKVFVETELFTKEDCEKVKLITSIVDKNGVVVASTKDKIKIEKEALAKTELEIKNPNLWSVEDPYLYTLKTEILIGRKVVDIVGTKFGVRDIEWIAESGMWINGKNVKLQGVCNHQDAGALGAAVPYKILKFRVQQLKNMGVNAIRTSHNPQTPEFYDICDEVGMMVMDEIFDGWKKKAKNDYGAHHFDKWWKQDLTDWIKRDRNHPSIVIYSVGNETGGPVAKDLVATCNLLDPTRPVTSGHSGSDHMNVLGINGGSEKKGFMENLAKNPKDRVFIGTENTHTWQVRGYYRTKTWYRDGFPNRNQTYEIPDLTEKEVFTNDWIDESGRKNRKQIFNSSYDNATVRVSSRLSIAQLRDVPAYAGSFRWTGYDYIGEAGYVHGGWPFKAFMGGAIDLANFEKDLYYLYQSQWTTKPMVHILPHWTHPKVALETEIPVWVYSNTEEVELFFNDVSLGKQKPGIAWEEMQCQWMVKWQPGTLKAVGYNNGKVVSEKIIRTANQPSKIKLSVDGEVLQKREDDIVQVRVTTTDDKGEFYPYGENRTYFNVFGAGKIKALDNGSPVDVEQHVGRDNRIAFYGLTRAYISSTDATGAINLLASCILGEKKLITSNKVSIDTKIINLRGDKIKPKIEVYYTTNGDTPTTNSKVYKGSFEINLETTVKALIVVDGKETQFLEENFGKSEGFTWNETMENKGQIGEQAEEATLVNATISSKGKNFNGKGFVSLAKKGASISWYQENDGSAGKVELTIRYSTNTKNESGAHIKVSISGKVVREKVLLSNTQHSGNKWKTVKIPIRIGRGANTILIESLENKKVLIDEIMIK encoded by the coding sequence ATGCATATAAAAAAAATAATATTCCTTTTTGTTTTTAGTTTTATTTTTTCTGGGTTTTCACGTGATAAGAATCCTAAAGAAAATATAAAACGAATTAGAATTAGTTTTGATGCTCGTTGGAAATTTATTCAAGAAGATGTTACAGGGGCAGAAAAAGTCTCTTTTAACGATGCTTCTTGGCGAACTTTGAATTTACCACACGATTGGAGTATAGAAGGTGAGTATAATGAAAACAACCCTATGGGAGCTGGTGCAGGCTATTTACCAGCAGGTTTTGGTTGGTATAGAAAAACCATTACAGTACCAAAAGATTGGAAAGGGAAACACGTAGAAATAGCTTTCGATGGTGTTTTTATGAATAGTACGGTTTGGGCAAACGGACAAAAATTAGGTACAAGACCTTATGGTTGGGTTTCTTTTGCCTATGATGTTAGTGAAATAGCTAAAACATCAGAAACAATTACGTTTGCAGTGCGTGTAGATAATGACAAGCAACCTTCTGCGCGTTGGTATACAGGTAGTGGGATTTATGCACATACTTGGATTGATGTTAAAAACAACACTCATGTAAAAAGAGACGGAATTTTTCTTAAAACAGAAGGTAATAAGGTTTTTGTAGAAACAGAATTATTCACCAAAGAAGATTGTGAAAAAGTAAAATTAATTACTTCTATTGTTGATAAAAATGGGGTTGTAGTTGCTTCTACGAAGGATAAAATTAAAATAGAAAAAGAAGCACTTGCTAAGACAGAATTAGAGATTAAAAACCCAAATTTATGGTCTGTAGAAGATCCTTATTTATATACTTTAAAAACAGAAATACTTATTGGTAGAAAAGTAGTTGATATTGTAGGAACCAAATTTGGTGTTCGTGATATTGAATGGATTGCAGAATCTGGAATGTGGATTAACGGTAAAAACGTAAAACTACAAGGAGTTTGTAATCATCAAGATGCTGGAGCTTTAGGGGCAGCAGTTCCATATAAAATTTTGAAGTTTAGAGTTCAGCAATTAAAAAACATGGGGGTAAATGCTATTAGAACATCTCACAATCCACAAACACCAGAGTTTTATGACATTTGTGATGAGGTTGGAATGATGGTGATGGATGAAATTTTTGATGGTTGGAAAAAGAAAGCCAAAAATGATTATGGCGCTCATCATTTTGATAAATGGTGGAAACAAGATTTGACAGATTGGATTAAGCGTGATAGAAATCATCCATCAATTGTAATTTATAGTGTAGGTAATGAAACTGGTGGTCCTGTTGCTAAAGATTTGGTAGCAACTTGTAATCTTTTAGATCCTACAAGACCGGTAACTTCGGGTCATTCTGGTTCAGATCACATGAATGTTTTAGGAATAAACGGTGGTAGTGAAAAGAAAGGGTTTATGGAAAACCTAGCAAAAAATCCGAAAGATAGAGTTTTTATAGGTACAGAAAACACACATACTTGGCAAGTTAGAGGGTATTACAGAACAAAAACTTGGTATAGAGATGGTTTTCCTAATAGAAATCAAACCTACGAAATTCCTGATTTAACAGAAAAAGAAGTGTTTACGAATGACTGGATTGACGAATCTGGTAGAAAAAATAGAAAACAAATATTTAATTCTAGTTATGATAATGCAACGGTGCGTGTTTCATCTAGATTAAGTATTGCTCAATTACGAGATGTACCAGCGTATGCAGGTTCTTTTAGATGGACTGGTTACGATTATATTGGAGAAGCAGGTTATGTACACGGAGGTTGGCCTTTTAAAGCCTTTATGGGTGGAGCAATTGATTTAGCAAATTTTGAGAAAGATTTGTATTACTTATATCAAAGTCAATGGACAACTAAACCAATGGTACATATTTTACCACATTGGACACATCCAAAAGTAGCGTTAGAGACAGAAATTCCGGTTTGGGTTTATTCGAATACAGAAGAAGTAGAATTGTTTTTTAATGATGTTTCTTTAGGGAAACAAAAACCAGGTATAGCTTGGGAAGAAATGCAGTGTCAATGGATGGTAAAATGGCAACCAGGAACTTTAAAAGCAGTTGGTTATAACAATGGTAAAGTAGTTTCAGAGAAAATTATTAGAACTGCCAATCAACCTTCTAAAATTAAATTATCAGTAGACGGAGAAGTGTTGCAGAAAAGAGAAGATGATATTGTTCAAGTACGTGTAACTACTACAGATGATAAAGGAGAATTTTATCCTTACGGAGAAAATAGAACCTATTTTAATGTATTTGGTGCTGGTAAAATAAAAGCTTTAGATAATGGAAGTCCGGTTGATGTGGAGCAACATGTTGGTCGAGATAACAGAATTGCTTTTTATGGATTAACTCGTGCATATATTTCATCTACAGATGCAACGGGAGCTATTAATCTATTAGCAAGTTGTATTTTAGGAGAGAAAAAATTAATTACTTCTAATAAAGTAAGTATAGATACTAAAATTATCAATTTAAGAGGGGATAAAATTAAGCCTAAAATTGAAGTGTATTATACTACAAATGGAGATACACCAACAACCAATTCTAAAGTTTACAAAGGTAGTTTTGAAATTAATTTAGAAACAACCGTAAAAGCTTTAATTGTTGTTGATGGAAAAGAAACACAATTTTTAGAAGAAAATTTTGGAAAAAGTGAAGGTTTCACTTGGAATGAAACGATGGAAAACAAAGGGCAAATTGGTGAGCAGGCTGAAGAAGCTACGTTAGTGAATGCAACAATTTCATCGAAAGGGAAAAACTTTAATGGGAAAGGTTTTGTTAGTCTTGCTAAAAAAGGAGCTTCTATTTCTTGGTATCAAGAAAATGATGGTAGTGCTGGTAAAGTAGAACTAACGATACGTTACAGCACGAATACTAAGAATGAATCTGGAGCTCATATAAAAGTAAGCATAAGTGGTAAAGTGGTTCGTGAAAAAGTGTTACTATCTAATACACAACATTCTGGTAATAAATGGAAAACAGTTAAAATTCCAATTAGAATAGGTCGTGGCGCTAATACTATTTTGATAGAATCTTTAGAAAATAAAAAAGTTTTAATTGATGAGATTATGATTAAATAA
- a CDS encoding TonB-dependent receptor, with product MKKLNLLLLLISISWGAFSQDVIKGIVKDSGGIPLPGVSVMEKGTQNGTSTDFDGVYQIKVSSNATLVFSYLGFKGQEIKVTGKSTLNVIMKEDTESLAEIVIVGYGAQKKESVLGAISQVKAEAIVQSGAANITNALSGLSAGLNVVQSSGQPGSDAGEIYIRGNSNPLILVDGVEVVGGFSNIDPRDVESISTLKDGAATAVYGIRGANGVIIITTKRGKIGKPVVSVTSEVSIKLYPDRYDSLDAYTAESARNVGLYNDAAFDSGFASTTDLNHWKEGDLPYIYPNTDWVGYTTKDFATSFNQSISVRGGTESVKYYASAGYLQEGDITNSEQFFNFDPEYKFERYSFRGNLDFTLSKTTKLKTSVSSRIEDQNSAGGSGSFLGLYTVSPSAGVPYYPAEVMEQYPDPLYPGLAEIRFPISVTVGNNLAGSTNTLKTIFSIDFQLEQDLDIITKGLKFTGKYNYISNYQTSSSISFDSSLESRLDRYDLLRDGTWDSFEGADYERPFDFNLGNEGINNTQDITNIRANLNYNRSFGKHNVSGLALFTRNKRISNTTFPYFEEAWVGRATYNYDAHYFVEFNGSYNGDETFYTGNKFMFFPSYSLGINLAKEKWVKEAIPALNNFKIRYSNGKTGNKSGLGSNRWQYLSYYDSANPRETWRYRFGEGDTGRLSVIRQTQLGNEDLTWSTVTKQNLGVEFGLFKNKITGEVEVFKDKREDQISRPSATVPAYFGSSVALPFANIGASESHGLEASLTYKNKTKGGFKYSATAIYGFYENRVLISAADGPGTPEYTKVAGKPAGASSLLQTDGYFQNIDELVNYPIYAGEPGLGDYRYIDYNANGTVVGTNLEDQIRFDLPKSPQHSFSLNLKGSYKNWSVSALINGITGHKGLENSSLAYALPSGDAVGRYEQLDYWTPTNTNASYPALHGDSVDPNLVAGTTARIISLDYIKLRSMNIGYNFNMDNNESIKTFKLYISGTNLFTFSDMKYADPEGNNPGSYPMLQRINLGLNMSF from the coding sequence ATGAAAAAACTCAACTTATTATTATTATTAATATCCATTTCTTGGGGGGCTTTTTCTCAAGATGTAATTAAAGGTATAGTAAAGGATTCTGGAGGAATTCCTTTACCAGGAGTTAGTGTGATGGAAAAAGGAACACAAAACGGAACTAGTACAGATTTTGATGGAGTATATCAAATAAAGGTTTCTTCAAATGCTACACTAGTTTTTTCTTACCTAGGTTTTAAAGGTCAAGAAATAAAAGTCACAGGGAAGTCTACTCTTAACGTTATAATGAAAGAAGATACAGAAAGTCTTGCAGAAATTGTAATTGTTGGTTATGGAGCACAAAAAAAAGAAAGTGTTTTAGGGGCAATTAGTCAGGTAAAAGCAGAAGCCATTGTACAATCTGGTGCTGCAAATATTACTAATGCTTTAAGTGGTCTTTCAGCAGGTCTTAATGTTGTACAAAGTTCTGGTCAACCAGGAAGTGATGCTGGTGAAATCTATATTCGTGGTAATTCAAATCCGCTAATATTAGTAGATGGAGTAGAAGTGGTTGGTGGGTTTTCTAATATAGACCCTAGAGATGTAGAAAGTATTAGTACGCTAAAAGATGGTGCTGCAACCGCTGTTTATGGTATTAGAGGTGCTAATGGTGTTATTATTATTACTACTAAAAGGGGTAAAATAGGAAAGCCTGTGGTTAGTGTAACTAGTGAAGTGTCTATAAAATTATACCCAGATAGATACGATTCTTTAGATGCTTATACTGCAGAAAGCGCTCGTAATGTTGGTCTTTATAATGATGCTGCATTTGATAGTGGTTTTGCTTCTACAACAGATTTAAATCATTGGAAAGAAGGGGATTTACCATATATTTATCCTAATACAGATTGGGTTGGTTACACAACTAAAGATTTTGCAACAAGTTTTAATCAATCAATTTCTGTAAGAGGTGGTACTGAGTCTGTAAAATACTATGCTTCTGCGGGGTATTTACAAGAAGGAGATATTACCAATTCTGAGCAATTTTTTAACTTTGATCCTGAGTATAAATTTGAAAGATATTCTTTTAGAGGGAATTTAGATTTTACTTTATCTAAAACTACAAAATTAAAAACAAGTGTTAGTAGCCGTATAGAAGATCAAAATAGTGCTGGAGGATCAGGTAGCTTTTTAGGACTGTATACTGTTTCGCCAAGTGCTGGGGTTCCTTATTATCCAGCTGAAGTTATGGAGCAATATCCAGACCCATTATATCCTGGGTTAGCAGAAATCAGATTTCCTATAAGTGTAACTGTAGGTAATAACCTTGCAGGGTCTACAAACACCTTAAAAACTATTTTTTCTATTGATTTTCAATTAGAACAAGATTTAGATATAATTACTAAGGGGTTAAAATTTACAGGAAAATACAACTATATAAGTAATTACCAAACATCAAGTAGTATCTCTTTTGATAGTAGTTTAGAATCAAGATTAGATAGATACGATTTATTACGAGACGGTACTTGGGATTCTTTTGAAGGAGCTGACTATGAGCGCCCTTTTGATTTTAATCTAGGTAATGAAGGTATTAATAATACTCAAGATATAACAAATATAAGAGCAAATCTTAATTATAATCGTTCTTTTGGGAAACATAATGTATCTGGTTTAGCGCTATTTACGCGTAACAAAAGAATTTCTAATACTACATTTCCATATTTTGAAGAAGCTTGGGTAGGTAGAGCTACTTATAATTACGATGCTCATTATTTTGTAGAATTTAATGGTTCTTATAATGGTGATGAAACTTTTTATACAGGTAATAAATTTATGTTTTTCCCTTCTTACTCTTTAGGTATTAATCTAGCTAAAGAAAAATGGGTAAAAGAAGCAATACCTGCTCTTAATAATTTTAAAATTAGATATTCTAATGGTAAAACAGGTAATAAGAGTGGTTTAGGATCTAATCGTTGGCAGTATTTAAGTTATTATGATTCTGCAAACCCAAGAGAAACTTGGAGGTATCGTTTTGGAGAAGGAGATACAGGGCGTTTATCAGTTATTAGACAAACTCAACTTGGTAATGAAGATTTAACTTGGTCTACAGTTACAAAACAAAACTTAGGTGTTGAGTTTGGGTTATTTAAAAATAAAATTACAGGTGAAGTAGAAGTCTTTAAGGATAAAAGAGAAGATCAAATAAGTAGACCATCTGCAACAGTACCTGCATATTTTGGTTCTTCTGTTGCGTTGCCTTTTGCAAATATTGGAGCTTCAGAAAGCCATGGTTTAGAGGCATCTTTAACTTATAAAAACAAAACAAAAGGAGGTTTTAAATATTCAGCAACCGCTATCTATGGTTTTTATGAAAACCGTGTTTTAATAAGTGCTGCGGATGGACCAGGAACACCAGAGTATACGAAAGTGGCTGGTAAACCTGCAGGAGCATCTTCATTGCTACAAACAGATGGGTATTTTCAGAATATAGATGAATTGGTAAATTACCCTATTTATGCCGGAGAACCTGGTTTAGGAGATTACAGATATATCGATTACAATGCAAATGGTACCGTAGTGGGTACAAATTTAGAAGATCAAATTAGATTTGATTTACCTAAATCTCCTCAACATAGTTTTAGTTTAAATTTAAAAGGATCTTATAAAAACTGGTCTGTTAGTGCCTTAATTAACGGAATTACTGGGCATAAAGGGCTTGAAAATAGTAGTTTAGCGTATGCACTACCTAGTGGTGATGCTGTAGGTCGTTATGAGCAATTAGATTATTGGACTCCTACTAATACAAATGCTAGTTATCCTGCATTACACGGAGATTCTGTAGATCCAAATTTAGTAGCTGGAACTACTGCTAGAATTATTAGTCTAGACTATATTAAATTAAGAAGTATGAACATTGGTTATAATTTTAATATGGATAATAATGAAAGTATAAAGACTTTTAAATTATATATTAGTGGTACTAACCTCTTTACCTTCTCTGATATGAAATATGCAGATCCAGAAGGGAACAATCCAGGATCTTACCCAATGTTACAAAGAATTAACCTAGGTCTAAATATGAGCTTTTAA